CTTGCATTTCTAGATCGTTAATTTCATTCGCAACAGATAAGCGATCAACTTCGGCCTTCATAAGGCTAAGGTCTTTCACTAAAATTTGTTTTTGATCTTCTAAGAATTCAATTTTATTTTTTGATTGGGCATTGTTATAATAGAATGCAATTAAAATACCTATGACTAATGCAAGTAAGGCCGCTAGCAGTATTTTATAATTGAATTTAGTATCTTGAGAACTCATTTAGGCTAAGTAGGTTTTTTATGCTTATTCTTTATTCTGTTTTAAATGTACGTACAATTATCAAAGATACTAAATGACATTAACAGCATCCTAGTACCTAAGGGGTGTTTTGGATGTAATGTGCGTTTAAATCGAGGAGAGAAGTTGTTATGTACCGTTTGTCGAAACCAAATACCGCTTACCGATTACAATTATAACGAAGAAAACCACTTCGATAGTATTTTCTATGGCAGAGTTCCCATAAAAAAAGCAAGTTCATTCTTATTCTTTACGGAAAACGGTACGGTAAAAAATCTAATACATCATTTAAAATATAAAAATCAGGAAATAGTCGGTGAATTTTTAGGTGATTGGTGCGGATTAGTACTTAAGGATGATCCCCATCTCCAAAACATACATATTGATCTTGTTTTTCCTGTACCCTTACACAAAAACAAACTAAGAAAAAGAGGCTATAATCAAGTCTCACTTTTTGGAAAACGAATTGCACATCACTTAAGTACTAATTTTTATGAGGATGTGCTTATAAAAAATCAAAACACAAAAACACAAACCAAAAAAGATCGTTTTTTTAGATGGCAGAGTAATCAAGGTTTATACTCTTTGAATAAAAAGTATTCGCTTGCCCACAAAAAAATTCTTTTACTTGACGACGTGGTCACCACTGGTGCCACACTTGAGGCATGCACCAAAGAGCTTAATACCATCGAAGGTATTACTATATACATACTGACCATGGCAATGGTGCGTAAAAGTTAACATTTCGTTTAAGTTTTTCGTTCCGTTCTAAACTATAGTTTTACCAAAATAATTGTTTCTTTGTGCTTTAGACTCTTAGGTATATTATGATCAGACGCATATTAGCTTTTATATTTTTAGTACTTGCCACTTTTTCATTTTATCAATGTGGTAGAAAAGGAACTCCTACCGGTGGTATCAAAGATATTATTCCTCCTAAATTAGAAGAAGCGCAGCCCGCCCAAATGACCACCAATTTTAAAGCTGATAAAATTAGACTGTATTTTGATGAATATATAAAATTAAAGAAAGTACAGGAACAGTTGATCATATCACCACCGCTAAAAAACACACCAATTATTACTCCAGCTGGTACTCCCAGCAAATATGTAGAAATTAAACTTAAAGATACCTTAAGGGAAAACACCACCTACACCTTTAATTTCGGCCAGAGTATTATTGATAATAATGAAGAAAATCCGAATAGCTTTTTAACCTATGTATTTTCTACTGGCGATTATATCGATTCTTTGCAATTAAAAGGAGTAGTTGAAAATGCTTTTGAAAAAGATACAGAGACCTTTGTTAGTGTGATGCTTTACGAGATCGATAGCACCTATAATGACTCAACAATTTATAAAAAACCACCTACCTATATCACCAATACATTAGACAGTACTGTGTTTTTTACCTTGAATTACTTAAAAAAAGGAAGCTATGCGCTATTTGGCTTAAAAGACAATAACAAGAATAACTTATTTGACCAAAAGTTAGATAAGATTGCTTTTTTGAAAGATACCATAACATTGCCTACTGAAGAAACCTATCTACTCACCCTATTTCAAGAGAAACCTAATTACAGTATCTCAGTACCTAAATATGAAGCTAAGAATAAAATTATATTTGGGTATCAAGGCGATAGTAGAGATATTACGATAGAAAACTTAAGTGTTTTACCTGATAGTGTTCAGACTATTATCACCAAAGAGCGAGAAAAAGACACCTTAAATTATTGGTTTACGCCTTTTGCAGCGGACTCACTTATATTTACAGTGGCGAATGAAAGACTTAAACTCAAAGACACTTTTGTACTTAAAACGAGAAAATTAGCCTTAGACTCTTTAATCCTTAAGCCTAGTGTCTCAGGGGCCATAGGTTTTGAAGAAACCTTTTCGATTTTAGCAAATACACCTATTGTTAAAACCAATCCGAGCAACCTACAATTAATGAATAAAGATTCTCTAGCGATTGATTTTACCACAAGCTTAGATACCTTGAATAATAGTTTGAAGGTCGCCTTTAATAAAGTGGAAAGCGAGCAATATAAATTGACTATTTTTCCAAACTTGATAGAAGACTTTTTTGGGCATACCAACGACACTGTGGTGTATAACCTAAAGACCAATAAATACTCGGACTACGGTAATTTTGAGTTATCCCTTAGTGGAAATATTACGTATCCAGTCATCATTCAACTTACTGATGATAAAGCGAAAGAAATAAAAAGAGAACTGTATGCTACAGAACCCAAAAGCTTTAAGTTTAATCACCTAAATCCAGGGAAATATAGTATTCGAGTAATTTTTGACAGCAATAAAAATGAAAAATGGGACACAGGAGATTACCTACAAAAAATACAACCCGAACGTGTCAGTTATGCTCCTAAACCCATAGACATGAGGGCTAATTGGGAAGAAAAATATGAATTTATATTGTTAGACTAAAATCATCCTTATCCTCTAGAAATTTCAGTTTATTTCTAGTGGTTTCTATATGTTCTTTGTATAAGCTAATCGTTTTAATTTCTTCTTTCTTAGAAAACACTAATTCATTCCCCAATACGTCATATACTGCAGAATGACTGGGATACTCGTGGCCTAAATCATCAGTACCTACTCTATTTACACCAATACAATACGCCATATTTTCAATGGCCCTTGCTTGTAAAAGAATATCCCAAGCATTAATTCTTGGTTTTGGCCAATTGGCAACATATAACAACACATCGTAGTTTTCCGTATTTCTTGCCCAAACAGGAAATCGTAAATCATAACAAATTAAAGGGCAAATAGTAAAGCCTTTATAATTTATCATAATTTTAGTGCTTCCTGCACGATATGCATCACTTTCACCCGCTAATGTAAAGGTGTGTCGTTTATCATAAAACACAATTTCAGCATTTGGTGCAACAAAAAATAAGCGATTGTAATACGTACCATTTTCGTAAAAAGCTAAGCTACCTGTAATGGCCACTTTTTTGCTACTAGCTATCTTTTGCATCCAAGCCACCGTTTTCTCACCTTCTGAAGGCAATATTTTCTCCGGATGCATCGTAAAACCTGTAGTAAACATTTCGGGAAGTACAATTAAATCAGTAGCTATTGAGATGGCATTGATTTTCTCAAGGAGCAGTTCTCTATTTAAGGATGGGTTCTCCCAATAAATAGAGGTTTGTACCAAGGAAACTGTTAGTTTTTCAGACATTCCTACTTATTAGATGCTAGTAAATCAATTAATGAAGGCATACCTTGCATTTTCGCATGATCTAAAGCTGTTTTACCCCTTACATCCTTCAGTGACCTATCGGCACCGTTTGCTATTAGTAATTTAGCAATTTCAAGACGATTAAAGGTCGCGGCATAAATTAAACTAGAAGCACCCATGGTATTTTGTTCATTAATATTTGCTCCCTTCTCAATTAATAATTTAGCAATATCATCAAAACCTTTAAAACAAACGCCCATTAATGCGGTATTTCCGGTGGCATCTTTTGCATCTAATCGTGCGCCACTCTCTAACAGTAATTTTGTGATTTCGATTTGATCGTAATAGGTGGCTAGCAATAATGGCGTTGAACCTCTCTGGTCTTTACTGTTTAAAAGCACAGGATTTTGTTTTAGCATTGCTGTCACTTCAGCAACATTGCCATTTCTTATCTCATTAAAAAAAAATTCGTTCATAGCGCTATGCTTTCTTCTGTTGTGATATAAAAGTAAAAAGAAACTGCTTCATCTCAACGAGATATAACAGTTTCTTTTTAAAATAAAAGTTAGGTTAAATAGTACTAGGAATTTACGCCAAGTCAAAACGATCAAGGTTCATTACCTTCGTCCAAGCAGCTACAAATTCACTTACAAATTTACCTTTCGCATCATCAGAAGCGTACACTTCAGCAAGTGCTCTTAATTCTGAATTGGATCCAAAAATTAAATCAACACGAGTTCCTGCCCATTTTACTGCTCCAGTTTTTCTATGTAAACCAGCGAACACATCATCAGCATCGCTCGTTGCTTCCCATTTTGTACTTAAATCTAAAATATGAACAAAGAAATCATTAGATAAGACCCCTGGTTGATCGGTAAAAACACCATGTCTTGACTGATTGTAATTGGTGTCAAGCACGCGTAGCCCACCTATTAAAACTGTCATCTCTGGCACTGTCAAGGTCATAAGTTGTGCCTTATCCACCAACATTTCCTCTGCAGATAAATTATATTTTTGTTTCATGTAGTTTCTAAAACCATCAGCTGCCGGTTCTAAGACTGCAAAGCTATCTACATCCGTTTGTTCTTGTGTGGCATCTGTTCTACCCGCAGAGAATGGAATGGTTACTGGCTGCCCTGCTTTTTTAGCAGCTTGTTCCACACCAACATTACCAGCCAATACAATTAAATCGGCCAAAGAAACTTTTTTAGTTCCAGTTTGAGACTCATTAAATTTCTTCTGAATATCCTCTAAGACACTTAAAACCTTAGCCAATTGAGTAGGGTTGTTCACCTCCCAATTTTTTTGTGGCTCTAAGCGAATTCGGGCTCCATTGGCTCCACCTCGTTTGTCAGAACCTCTAAACGTTGAAGCTGATGCCCAAGCAGTACCGACTAGTTCGGAAACTGAAAGTCCTGTGGCAGCAATTTTTTCTTTTAATGTTTTAAGATCTGCATCAGTTACCAAATCATGATTTAAAGCAGGAATGGGATCTTGCCAAATTAATTCCTCTTTTGGAACTTCTGGTCCTAGATACCTAGATACAGGTCCCATATCTCTATGCGTTAATTTATACCAAGCTCTAGCGAAAGCATCTTTAAAAGCCTCAGGATTTTCATAGAAATGTCTGGATACTTTTTCATAAGCTGGATCTGCCTTCATAGAAAGATCGGTTGTTAACATAAAGGGTTGATGCCTAAGGTCGGTGTCATGTGCGTCTGGTACTGTTCCTGCACCTGCATTATTTTTTGGCTTCCATTGATGTGCACCAGCTGGGCTTTTCGTTAACTCCCATTCAAACTCAAATAAATGCTTAAAATAATCATGGCTCCATTTGGTAGGAGTAGTTGTCCAAGCGCCTTCAAGACCACTGGTTATGGTATCTTTGCCAACACCCGATTTAAAGTTGTTTTTCCAGCCCATGCTTTGTTCAACAATACCTGCACCTGCTGGTTCTGCTTCAACGTATTGCACAGGATCGGCAGCACCATGGGTTTTTCCAAAAGTATGTCCCCCTGCAATTAAAGCTACGGTTTCTTCATCATTCATCGCCATTCTACCAAAAGTTTCACGAATGTCATAGGCGGCAGCCAATGGATCTGGCTTACCTTCTGGACCTTCTGGATTTACATAAATCAGCCCCATGTGCGATGCCGCAAGTGGATTTTCAAGTTCGCGCTCACCAGAGTATCGTTTATCCGAACCCATCCATTCTGCTTCTGAACCCCAGTACACGTCTTGTTCTGGTTCCCAGATATCTTCACGACCACCAGCAAAACCGTAGGTTTCAAACCCCATAGATTCTAATGCACAATTTCCTGCAAGAATCATTAAATCTGCCCATGAAAGTTTATTCCCATATTTTTGTTTTATGGGCCATAGCAACAAACGCGCTTTATCTAAATTGGCATTATCAGGCCAGCTATTGAGAGGTGCAAAACGTTGAGAGCCTGAACCAGCACCACCACGACCATCAGAAATTCTATAAGTTCCCGCGCTATGCCATGTCATTCTAATAAAAAATGGCCCATAATGTCCGTAATCGGCAGGCCACCAATCTTGGGAATTCGTCATTAACTCGAAAAGATCTTTTTTAACTGCAGCTAAATCTAGAGATTTAAAGGCCTCAGCATAATTAAAATCTTTCTCCATAGGACTTGACAAAGAAGAGTTTTGCCTAAGAATATTTAACTTTAATTGATTTGGCCACCAATCTCGGTTTGTAGTACCACCGCCCGCTGCTTGATTCACAACGCCACCCATAAAAGGGCATTTATTTGCTTCGTTTACATCCCATACTTTACCATGAGTTGATCCGTTTGAATGTGTATTATTGTCCATATTTTTTATTTTAACCTTATAAAGGAAATCAAATTTTATGATTTTTAATAATAGTTTTTATCTATATATTTTATGTATTGATAGTTATGCTCTATAGTTTTAGCTACTAACCTCTGTTAGGCTCAGTTTTAAACTACTTATTTTCTTTCTTTTAATTCATTTAACTTGCGAAAATTATAAGTGTTTTCTTACTATTAAAAAAAATAAAATTATCTTTGCTGCGCTATTACCGGCATCCATACTGTCGAAAATTAAATATTTTAATTTTCATTTTAGTATTTTATTAAAAATCCGCTGCACATCTTTTTTCGAAATTTTATGGTTAGGTGTTTTTAAATTTGCTTTTAGCAGTTCGTATTGTTTTTAAAATCTAAAAAAATGAGTATCACAGCTCAAAAATTGAAAGGGGTATTATTTAAACCATAAGAGGTATAACGAATAAAAACAAACCTGTACATTGCACAGGTATTTTAAAAAAAAATTAGAATTAAATTATGTCTAGATTTAAGAGTATTTGCATTATTGATGACGATCCCATATGTGTTTTTGGTATTAGGAAAATGATTGAGCAAGTTAATTTTTTTAATGATATTACAGTGTACTCCAATGGTCTAGAAGCCATACAAGATTTTAAGAAAAAATTGGATGAAAATTTAATTTTGCCAAGCACCATCTTTTTAGACTTAAACATGCCTATCATGGATGGATGGGATTTTTTGGAGGATTTTAAAAAAATTCCATTAGAGGACAGAAAAAATGTTCAGATTCATATTGTAAGTTCGTCGGTTGATTCAAGAGATTTTACAAGAGCAAATGGCTACAAAGAAGTAAATAATTTTTTTACAAAACCAATTACAAAAGAAAATATCGATAGGGTTGTCGAAGAAATTCATTTATCGTAAAAATGAAATAATTATAGATTATAGCGTATGAACTCGTTTCTCAAAGAACTAAAAATTAATTCAGGTTTCATTAAAGACACGCCAGTTCCAATAGCAACGCTAGATGAAAATTTAATTTTTCTATCTCACTCCAACCTCTTTTCCGAAAACCACCAACTAGGTACATCAGATATTAATGGATCCTATTTCTTTGATGTACTCCAGGATGTTCCAGCTAATTTTAAAGGCATATTCGACAATTGTTTACAGGGAATACCGTCTCAAAACGATGGTAAAAAATTTATTTTAAACGATGGTAAAGTCCTTTGGTTAAAATGGAAAATAAACCCTTGGAAAAAGGATAATGATACTGTTGTTGGTTTAGTACTAATTTTAGAAAACATTACAGAAAAAAAGGTTATCGATGAGTTGACGCGAGAAGCCCAAGAAGTTTCAAGAACAGGTGGCTGGCAGGTTAACCTATTAACAAAAAAAACACTTTGGACTCCAATGGTGAATAGTATTCATGAAATGCCATTGACCTATACGCCTCAAACTTTTGAAGACAACTTCATTCATTTTAAAGAAGGTGAACATAGAAATAGGATAATTAATGCCGCTGAACGTGCCATTGAACTTGGAACGCCTTGGGATGAAGAGGTTATTGTTACGACAGGAACTGGACAGCAAATTTGGGTGCGCACTAAAGGCAGGGCTGAGTTTATTAACGGGGAATGTGTTCGTATTTATGGTATTTGTCAAGACATAGATATTTATAAAAATGCGCAACTAGAGTATAGAAAATCTACAGAATTATTAAGAAATGCTATTACTGCCTCACAAGTTGGCACCTGGGAATATAACATCGCTAATGGTGAAACCGTTTGGGACGACATGAATTGTCAACTGTATGGAGTAGATAAAAAAAAATTAACAAACAGCCTCTATCGCATCTGGAAAAACAGGTTACATCCAGAAGATTTAGAAAGAGTCATCAAGGAGGCAACTTTAGTTTATAACGGGAAAAAAAAGGGTAGCGTGGAGTACAGGATAATCTTGGACGATGGTACTATTCGATTTTTAAAATCGACAGTAACTTTTGTGTCAGATGTTAAAAGTACTACTCAAAAAGCAATTGGTATCACCCAAGATGTAACAGTTGAAAAGATCGCGGAGAAACAGCTAAAAGAATTTGCACAAATTACTACCGAACAAAACAACAGCCTAACCAATTTTGCGCATATGGTATCGCACGACTTACGGTCACACGCTACAAATTTATCGGTTCTCACCTCATTTTTAGAAGATGAAAAAGATGAAAATGAAAAAAAGCAAATCTTAACAATGTTAAAAAATGCAACAGAAAGCCTTAATAGTACCGTTTTTAATTTAAACGAAGTAGTACTAGCTACAGATACGAATTTAAGTAACAAAATGGTGGGCATTAATTTGCTAGATGCTATTTACAGCGTACAAAATAACATATCAGTCTTGTTATTAGACAAAAAAGGACAGTGTATCATCGATGTTGATCCAGAACAAGTAATAAAAGTAGTTCCTGCTTATTTAGACAGTATTTTATTAAATTTATTCACAAATAGCCTAAAATATAGTTCAGCTTCAAGAAATCCTGTGATTAAAATTACAACTCAACAAGAAAATAGTGAGTTAGTAGTAACATTTTCTGACAATGGTAAAGGTATTGATATCGAAAAATTTGGAGGCTCTATTTTTGGAATGAATAAAACATTTCATCGAAATAAAGATGCTAGGGGGGTTGGGCTTTATATTACGAAAAATCAGATAAATGCCATGGGAGGAAGCATTTCTGTAGAAAGTAAGGTTAATGTGGGTACGACCTTTATATTGAGGTTTAAAATATAAATTGATTAAAATGGGAAAGATGTTTGAAAATATTTATATGATTGATGATGACCCTATTTACCTATTTCTAGCAAAAAAACTATTTATAGAACAAAAATTTTCTCAGAACATTAAAACTTTTGAAAACGGGAAAATTGCGATTGAAAGCTTGCTTAACAGTCAAAATTTAAAAGAAAATTTACCTGACATCATTTTTTTAGATCTAAACATGCCTTTGATGAATGGCTGGGAGTTTTTAGATAGTTTGAATGCTGCACCCATCCCAAATAAGGAAAATATTACAATTATAGTCATGAGCTCATCTATTAACCCTATGGAGATTGATATGATCAAATCTTATCCTGTAGTGCAAGACTACATTGTAAAACCCTTAACGCCAGCAGATTTACAAAAACTATTAGCTTTTTGATATAACACGCAACAATTAACGAATTTTTGGAGTAAAGTTTTCAGGTGCATTTTGTGGTAAATTAATAGTACCCGAATCCCCGGTATCATTATAGATTTCCCATTCATTAAACGTATATGTAGGATTCCCAAATTCAATCGCTGATTTTCGTAAGGCACGACCATCTTCAAACTCATGATTAGTACCTGAACCATCTTCTCCTATAATTCCAAAAACATCAATGTCATTTCCAAAAGGGTCTACTAAAACAAAGTTATCATCGCCATTAGAATTGGCAGCACTGTTAGATCCCCCAACCAAATCAGGCAAAAACCCATACCTTGCTTCAAAAACTAAACTGTTTGCTGCAATAACTAGTGTGCTTTGAGCATTAATCACGAAGTCTGATAAATCTAAGCTATTACTCACTTCTGTATTTTCGTTCGTATACCTATTTAACCTCCAACCCTTTAAACTTAATGGGCTTTGGTCCGAATTGTACAACTCAATAAAGCGGGCATCGGCATCGTTATCGGGATCTGCAATTTCTGAAATCAATATTCGATTTGAGGTAAATTCATCGACCACATCCTCACAACGTTCTTGAATAAAGTTTAAATCACTTTGATTATTTACGACTAGAAAATACGCATCATTTTCTTTTTGCAGTAAAGCGCTCACCGTTCCACTCTTATTTGGCAGTATCATGGCTTGAAAATCGGAAAAACCACTATTTAAAAGGTTTATTTCTAAATCATCACAGGCGATCAAGGTGCGTTGTGTGGCTTCCCGATCCAGGGCAAAAGGTTGCCCCAATTCTTCTTCCACAAATTCTAAGCGATTTAGTGCTACCCATGTGTTTAAATAAGTATCTAAATTTTCATTCAATGAAATTTCTGTAGGAATTATAGACCTAGTTTCATCACAGGAGTTAAAGATGTGTTGCTGAACTATACTGGCGGGTAACCTACCCACAGAAGCATTCCCAAAAGAAGTAAAAACGCCACCAAGCTTATAAATACCCTTGCTTCTTCCTAAATATAAGCCCTTGAGTTTTATCAAAATTTTAGAACCCACGGGATAAAACAAATGACTGTCTCGAACATCAATTTCAATTTGAAATCCGCTTGTAGGGTTTACTGGTGTATCTTGAAAATGTAAAACACTAAAAAAGTTACCCGCTTCATCCGAAGAAATGACATAACCCTCTAAAATTAAATCTGTTTGAATTTGCAAGGTTTGATCTGTGTAAAGTGCTTTTACATCAGCATAGGTTGTATTTGCAATCATATCCGAAGTACAATCTATCTTTGGAAGATCGAAATTTCTACTGTCTACACATGAAGTTAAAAATAGTAGAACGCAGCTGATAGCAAACAATAAGGTTTGAACCTTAAAAAAAATACTAGGTTTGTGTATTACATTCATTGGACCATTTTTTAAAAACTTATGGCTAGGTTTAAAAAATACGTTCTCCCATATCCGTACCAATATTTAGGTGCAAACGAAGGATTGCCGCTTAAATTATCTTGCTGTAGTTGTCCATAGTTGCCATTTCTACTTTGCTCATAACCTCCTGTTCTAAAAACAGTATCAAACACATTATTTACACTCGCAAATACACTTACATATTTACCTGCTTTTAACCACGATTTACCGCCAATTAAATTCAATAAATAAAAATTATCTAATGGTTTTTGAGCTAGTAGTTTAGCGACGTTTTCAGAAGTTGCCTCCGGAAAGTTAAGTCCCGTTTCGGGATCTAAATAAAAGCTTTCAGTTCTGGTAATAGTAGAAATATTGGCATAATTGTTAGCCAAGTAATTCGCCGTCAAGCCCACCCACCAATACTTAGGATCTCTATAATTAATACCAAACGCAAAAGCCTGTTGTGGTCCCTGAGCTAGTTTGTAATCTTTAATAGCAGCGGGACCCAAATCAATGGAGCCTTCTAAATTGATCAAATCTTCTTCGGCACCTGCCGTGTCAAAATTTATAGCCACAGAAGGGTTACTTGCGTAGACCAGTTTATTAATTGCCCCTACAGCCGTTAATTGCACCGATGAAGATAATTGGTATTCAAAACCTATTTCTGTTCCTAAATGTAACTTATCCAAATCGGTAACTACTTCTTGAACAAAATCAGATCCTATACCCGTATCTACAAAAAAGAAATTTATATCAGTTGTATTTTGAAATCGCGTATAAAATCCTGTTATTCTTCCCGTAAGTTTTGGTAAACGCAAGTAATAATTAAGATCTACGGTAGTTATTTTTTCTGAAGCTATTTCCCCTACACTCTGGTTATTTTCCCTTGGGTTTATAAATACATTTTGTAAAATTGGCGCTTCATTCAATAAAGCTCCATTGAGTTCTAGCCAATGTCTTCCGTTTAATTTGTAGGTTGCTCCGCCCTTTATTCCAAAGTCTGAAAAGCTTAGTAATGCACTTTTACCCAATGAATTATTTAAAAAGCGTTCATTTTGAAAAATACCCTCTCTTTGGTAATGATTCGTGGTATACATAGCAGCTAAAAAGGCAGTAAGACTTTGTTTTTCATAATTCAATTGAGCAAAAGCCTCTAGTTTATCGGCAAATAATTGATAATTATAATTAAAAATAGCTCCATTACCCTTCTGAATGTCTGCATTTACATTATTTCGAGTATCGGAAAAGCTGTCTATATCTTCATGGTATTCAGCGCCTAATAAATCATTAATTTGAGCGTAATTATCAGAAATCATTTTTTGATAATTTATTCCCAAATCAAACCTTAAACTACTACTTAAGCTCATGTTAGCAGTGGTACTTATG
The sequence above is drawn from the Cellulophaga sp. Hel_I_12 genome and encodes:
- a CDS encoding ComF family protein, which translates into the protein MYVQLSKILNDINSILVPKGCFGCNVRLNRGEKLLCTVCRNQIPLTDYNYNEENHFDSIFYGRVPIKKASSFLFFTENGTVKNLIHHLKYKNQEIVGEFLGDWCGLVLKDDPHLQNIHIDLVFPVPLHKNKLRKRGYNQVSLFGKRIAHHLSTNFYEDVLIKNQNTKTQTKKDRFFRWQSNQGLYSLNKKYSLAHKKILLLDDVVTTGATLEACTKELNTIEGITIYILTMAMVRKS
- a CDS encoding Ig-like domain-containing protein, which produces MIRRILAFIFLVLATFSFYQCGRKGTPTGGIKDIIPPKLEEAQPAQMTTNFKADKIRLYFDEYIKLKKVQEQLIISPPLKNTPIITPAGTPSKYVEIKLKDTLRENTTYTFNFGQSIIDNNEENPNSFLTYVFSTGDYIDSLQLKGVVENAFEKDTETFVSVMLYEIDSTYNDSTIYKKPPTYITNTLDSTVFFTLNYLKKGSYALFGLKDNNKNNLFDQKLDKIAFLKDTITLPTEETYLLTLFQEKPNYSISVPKYEAKNKIIFGYQGDSRDITIENLSVLPDSVQTIITKEREKDTLNYWFTPFAADSLIFTVANERLKLKDTFVLKTRKLALDSLILKPSVSGAIGFEETFSILANTPIVKTNPSNLQLMNKDSLAIDFTTSLDTLNNSLKVAFNKVESEQYKLTIFPNLIEDFFGHTNDTVVYNLKTNKYSDYGNFELSLSGNITYPVIIQLTDDKAKEIKRELYATEPKSFKFNHLNPGKYSIRVIFDSNKNEKWDTGDYLQKIQPERVSYAPKPIDMRANWEEKYEFILLD
- a CDS encoding nitrilase family protein, with amino-acid sequence MSEKLTVSLVQTSIYWENPSLNRELLLEKINAISIATDLIVLPEMFTTGFTMHPEKILPSEGEKTVAWMQKIASSKKVAITGSLAFYENGTYYNRLFFVAPNAEIVFYDKRHTFTLAGESDAYRAGSTKIMINYKGFTICPLICYDLRFPVWARNTENYDVLLYVANWPKPRINAWDILLQARAIENMAYCIGVNRVGTDDLGHEYPSHSAVYDVLGNELVFSKKEEIKTISLYKEHIETTRNKLKFLEDKDDFSLTI
- a CDS encoding ankyrin repeat domain-containing protein, encoding MNEFFFNEIRNGNVAEVTAMLKQNPVLLNSKDQRGSTPLLLATYYDQIEITKLLLESGARLDAKDATGNTALMGVCFKGFDDIAKLLIEKGANINEQNTMGASSLIYAATFNRLEIAKLLIANGADRSLKDVRGKTALDHAKMQGMPSLIDLLASNK
- the katG gene encoding catalase/peroxidase HPI, translated to MDNNTHSNGSTHGKVWDVNEANKCPFMGGVVNQAAGGGTTNRDWWPNQLKLNILRQNSSLSSPMEKDFNYAEAFKSLDLAAVKKDLFELMTNSQDWWPADYGHYGPFFIRMTWHSAGTYRISDGRGGAGSGSQRFAPLNSWPDNANLDKARLLLWPIKQKYGNKLSWADLMILAGNCALESMGFETYGFAGGREDIWEPEQDVYWGSEAEWMGSDKRYSGERELENPLAASHMGLIYVNPEGPEGKPDPLAAAYDIRETFGRMAMNDEETVALIAGGHTFGKTHGAADPVQYVEAEPAGAGIVEQSMGWKNNFKSGVGKDTITSGLEGAWTTTPTKWSHDYFKHLFEFEWELTKSPAGAHQWKPKNNAGAGTVPDAHDTDLRHQPFMLTTDLSMKADPAYEKVSRHFYENPEAFKDAFARAWYKLTHRDMGPVSRYLGPEVPKEELIWQDPIPALNHDLVTDADLKTLKEKIAATGLSVSELVGTAWASASTFRGSDKRGGANGARIRLEPQKNWEVNNPTQLAKVLSVLEDIQKKFNESQTGTKKVSLADLIVLAGNVGVEQAAKKAGQPVTIPFSAGRTDATQEQTDVDSFAVLEPAADGFRNYMKQKYNLSAEEMLVDKAQLMTLTVPEMTVLIGGLRVLDTNYNQSRHGVFTDQPGVLSNDFFVHILDLSTKWEATSDADDVFAGLHRKTGAVKWAGTRVDLIFGSNSELRALAEVYASDDAKGKFVSEFVAAWTKVMNLDRFDLA
- a CDS encoding response regulator, with the protein product MSRFKSICIIDDDPICVFGIRKMIEQVNFFNDITVYSNGLEAIQDFKKKLDENLILPSTIFLDLNMPIMDGWDFLEDFKKIPLEDRKNVQIHIVSSSVDSRDFTRANGYKEVNNFFTKPITKENIDRVVEEIHLS
- a CDS encoding PAS domain-containing protein, whose protein sequence is MNSFLKELKINSGFIKDTPVPIATLDENLIFLSHSNLFSENHQLGTSDINGSYFFDVLQDVPANFKGIFDNCLQGIPSQNDGKKFILNDGKVLWLKWKINPWKKDNDTVVGLVLILENITEKKVIDELTREAQEVSRTGGWQVNLLTKKTLWTPMVNSIHEMPLTYTPQTFEDNFIHFKEGEHRNRIINAAERAIELGTPWDEEVIVTTGTGQQIWVRTKGRAEFINGECVRIYGICQDIDIYKNAQLEYRKSTELLRNAITASQVGTWEYNIANGETVWDDMNCQLYGVDKKKLTNSLYRIWKNRLHPEDLERVIKEATLVYNGKKKGSVEYRIILDDGTIRFLKSTVTFVSDVKSTTQKAIGITQDVTVEKIAEKQLKEFAQITTEQNNSLTNFAHMVSHDLRSHATNLSVLTSFLEDEKDENEKKQILTMLKNATESLNSTVFNLNEVVLATDTNLSNKMVGINLLDAIYSVQNNISVLLLDKKGQCIIDVDPEQVIKVVPAYLDSILLNLFTNSLKYSSASRNPVIKITTQQENSELVVTFSDNGKGIDIEKFGGSIFGMNKTFHRNKDARGVGLYITKNQINAMGGSISVESKVNVGTTFILRFKI
- a CDS encoding response regulator gives rise to the protein MGKMFENIYMIDDDPIYLFLAKKLFIEQKFSQNIKTFENGKIAIESLLNSQNLKENLPDIIFLDLNMPLMNGWEFLDSLNAAPIPNKENITIIVMSSSINPMEIDMIKSYPVVQDYIVKPLTPADLQKLLAF